The Nitrospira tepida genome includes a window with the following:
- the trmL gene encoding tRNA (uridine(34)/cytosine(34)/5-carboxymethylaminomethyluridine(34)-2'-O)-methyltransferase TrmL, translated as MFDIILFQPEIPSNTGNIIRLCANTGARLHLVKPLGFTLEDRLLRRAGLDYHEFATITVHETWADCATCLKDSRLFAVSTKGAQRYDLNQYVAGDAFIFGPETRGLPPEILGSVPAQQRIRVPMVPGSRSLNLSNTVALVLYEAWRQVDFEAGR; from the coding sequence ATGTTCGATATCATTCTCTTCCAGCCGGAAATTCCCTCGAACACCGGCAACATCATCCGTCTCTGCGCCAATACCGGAGCCAGGCTGCATCTGGTCAAGCCGTTGGGGTTTACGTTGGAGGATCGGCTCCTGCGGCGGGCCGGGTTGGACTACCACGAGTTCGCCACGATCACCGTTCACGAGACCTGGGCCGATTGCGCGACATGTCTCAAGGATAGCCGTCTCTTCGCCGTCTCCACCAAGGGTGCCCAGCGGTATGACTTGAATCAGTATGTCGCCGGGGATGCGTTCATCTTTGGTCCGGAAACGAGAGGATTGCCGCCCGAGATCCTTGGCAGCGTACCTGCGCAACAACGAATCCGGGTTCCGATGGTCCCCGGCAGCCGGAGCCTCAATCTTTCCAACACCGTCGCGTTGGTTCTCTACGAAGCCTGGCGGCAGGTGGACTTTGAGGCCGGCCGGTGA
- a CDS encoding response regulator: MAGHSSILLIEDSPGENELFRLALEQSAIGVSLRTESDPEKAFRFLEQAPDMHALPSLVLLDLNLCGRHGCDFLRRLRADPRFAHLPVVVFTNSDAAADLSLCYGSGANGYVVKPGTYADLVQCVAALCRYWLIWNRVPFPVKVRC, encoded by the coding sequence ATGGCCGGCCATTCCTCCATCTTGTTGATCGAAGACAGCCCCGGAGAGAACGAACTGTTCCGCCTGGCGCTCGAACAATCGGCCATCGGCGTCTCGCTTCGGACCGAATCCGATCCAGAGAAGGCCTTCCGATTCTTGGAACAGGCGCCGGACATGCACGCGCTCCCTTCGTTAGTCCTCCTCGACCTGAACCTCTGTGGACGACATGGCTGTGACTTCCTTCGCCGCCTGCGCGCCGACCCCCGATTCGCCCACCTGCCGGTGGTCGTCTTCACCAACTCGGATGCGGCGGCGGACCTGTCCCTCTGCTATGGCAGCGGGGCCAACGGGTATGTGGTCAAGCCCGGCACCTATGCCGATTTGGTTCAATGCGTCGCGGCGCTCTGCCGCTACTGGCTGATCTGGAATCGCGTGCCCTTTCCCGTTAAAGTCCGATGCTGA
- a CDS encoding efflux RND transporter permease subunit: MLTRSALKNPYAVFALCMIAIVLGAVSYQKMRVDIFPEIKLPTILVTTFYRGLSPAEMEGAITLKLEQRFIEASYIEHIESQSLAGMSYIKVFFQPEYGIDAAQAEITSLAYNVIRLLPPGVFPPSVFKFGASSLPIGLLSISSDRLSQKEIRDLAYYTVRNQIAGIPGIAFGSPLGGQVRQITVFLDQQRLLARGVSPSEVVKAINSQSVIIPSGDIKIGDLDYYVYSNSLIDLVDKINDVPIKVVNGTPVFVRDIGWAADSAAIQTSVVRVNGRESTYIPITRQEGANTLEVADGIKARLAHLTEIPAGTAVKFIYDQSVYIRQAIANLQKEGLLGAFLAGLMIFLFLRSVKAALVVGLAIPLSLTTALVALYLTGQTVNIMTLGGLALVIGTLLDNNIVVQENLHRHLELGKDGRSAAEDSAVELTLPIFVATICILIVYLPIIFFTGIVKYLFVPLALTVAFAMLADYVVSMSVTPVILARLYRAGHQDHGEDNSAQSDWFRHVLTVYEPLLRLGLRFRTLVILGAALALVIVGLFVVPRLHTEFFPKIDAGNFTLLVTAPEGSRIEKTTAIVARIEALIQEEVPKEELEQIISNTGLYFGDAARFAPNTGNHTAFILVNLVTGHAVPTDLYISKIRARLRQDLPGVDVAFQTGGIISDVLNFGLRAPIDIQVRGPKLDLIRPVAEEIRQKVARVPDTEDVRIKQGKAYPELHIDVDRTKAAYYGITQDRVIVDVITGISSNIALSPNYWLDPKTANGYYLLAQYPEQDLKDTQDLLNIPIIGARTPLLPTASLATGASAGATSLALQNTPFAGRQLELSSGFYAQGDERRGPPVLLRDVADLRIKTGPDSVDHYDLSRLINVLVTPVGNDLGRVAKEIESVLAGITLPKDVTVVLRGEVANMRAAFNNFALALPLAVLLIFLVMVGLFRSFIDPLIILVAVPLGWIGTALMLVLTNTSANVESMIGTLMMMGIVVSNSILLVDFANRMARAGLPPQAAVLAAGRQRIRPILMTALATILGLLPLALGYGEGNETMVPLARAVVGGLMVSTVMTLFVVPVMHSLVLAREQRRHEAGTSSSH; this comes from the coding sequence ATGCTGACCCGAAGCGCCCTCAAGAATCCCTACGCCGTCTTCGCGCTCTGCATGATCGCGATCGTGCTCGGCGCCGTGTCCTATCAAAAGATGCGCGTGGACATCTTTCCGGAGATCAAGCTCCCGACCATTCTGGTGACGACCTTCTATCGAGGCCTCAGCCCGGCTGAGATGGAAGGGGCGATCACGCTCAAGCTGGAACAACGGTTCATTGAAGCCAGCTATATCGAACATATCGAATCGCAATCGCTCGCCGGCATGAGCTACATCAAGGTCTTCTTTCAGCCGGAATATGGGATTGACGCGGCGCAGGCTGAAATCACGAGCCTCGCCTACAACGTCATTCGGCTTTTGCCGCCCGGGGTGTTTCCTCCGTCGGTCTTTAAGTTCGGGGCGTCAAGTCTGCCGATCGGCTTACTCTCGATCAGCAGCGATCGGCTTTCCCAGAAGGAGATCCGCGACCTCGCCTACTATACGGTTCGCAATCAAATCGCGGGGATTCCCGGCATCGCGTTCGGATCACCGTTGGGCGGCCAAGTCCGGCAGATCACCGTGTTTCTTGACCAACAGCGGCTGCTGGCCCGCGGCGTCTCGCCGTCGGAGGTCGTCAAGGCCATCAACTCGCAAAGCGTGATCATCCCCTCCGGCGACATCAAAATCGGGGACCTTGATTACTACGTCTACTCCAACAGCCTCATCGACCTCGTGGACAAGATCAACGACGTCCCCATCAAGGTCGTGAACGGCACGCCGGTCTTCGTGCGCGACATCGGCTGGGCCGCCGACTCGGCCGCCATTCAAACCTCCGTCGTGCGCGTGAACGGACGCGAATCCACCTATATCCCGATCACCAGGCAGGAAGGCGCCAACACGCTGGAAGTGGCGGACGGCATCAAAGCGCGCCTCGCGCACCTGACCGAAATTCCCGCCGGCACGGCCGTCAAATTCATCTACGACCAGTCGGTTTACATCCGCCAGGCCATCGCCAATCTGCAAAAGGAAGGGTTGCTGGGCGCGTTTTTGGCCGGCCTGATGATCTTCCTGTTTCTCCGCAGCGTGAAGGCGGCCCTGGTCGTCGGGCTGGCGATTCCCTTGTCTCTGACGACCGCGCTGGTTGCGCTGTATTTGACCGGACAGACGGTCAATATCATGACGCTCGGCGGGCTGGCGCTGGTCATCGGCACCCTGCTCGACAACAACATCGTGGTGCAGGAGAACCTGCACCGCCATCTCGAATTGGGCAAGGATGGGCGCAGCGCCGCCGAGGACAGCGCCGTCGAATTGACCCTGCCGATCTTTGTGGCGACGATCTGCATCCTCATCGTCTACCTCCCGATCATTTTTTTCACGGGCATCGTGAAGTACTTGTTCGTGCCGCTGGCGCTCACGGTCGCCTTTGCCATGTTGGCGGATTACGTCGTCTCGATGTCCGTCACTCCGGTCATCCTCGCCCGACTGTATCGAGCCGGTCATCAAGACCATGGCGAGGACAACTCGGCCCAATCCGACTGGTTTCGCCATGTGCTCACGGTCTACGAGCCGTTGTTGCGGCTTGGCCTCCGATTCAGGACTCTGGTGATCCTCGGCGCGGCGCTGGCCTTGGTCATCGTCGGCCTCTTCGTCGTCCCGCGCCTGCACACCGAGTTCTTCCCGAAGATCGACGCGGGCAACTTCACCTTGCTGGTCACCGCGCCGGAGGGGTCGCGCATTGAGAAGACCACGGCGATCGTGGCGCGGATCGAAGCCCTCATTCAGGAGGAAGTGCCCAAGGAGGAGCTTGAGCAAATCATCTCCAACACGGGGCTGTATTTCGGCGATGCGGCGCGGTTTGCTCCCAACACCGGCAACCATACGGCCTTCATCCTGGTCAACCTCGTGACGGGTCATGCAGTGCCCACCGATCTGTACATCTCCAAAATCCGCGCCCGTCTCCGGCAGGATCTGCCCGGCGTGGACGTGGCGTTCCAAACCGGCGGCATCATCAGCGACGTGTTGAACTTCGGCCTGCGCGCGCCAATCGACATTCAGGTCCGAGGTCCCAAGCTGGATCTGATCCGACCGGTGGCTGAGGAGATTCGCCAGAAGGTGGCGCGGGTACCCGACACGGAGGACGTGCGCATCAAACAGGGCAAGGCCTACCCCGAGCTGCATATTGACGTCGATCGGACCAAGGCCGCCTACTACGGCATCACGCAAGATCGGGTGATCGTGGACGTGATCACCGGGATCAGCTCGAACATCGCGCTCAGTCCCAATTACTGGCTCGATCCAAAGACCGCCAATGGATACTACCTGCTCGCGCAATATCCGGAACAGGACTTGAAGGATACTCAGGACCTGCTCAACATCCCGATCATCGGGGCGCGGACGCCGCTGCTTCCGACGGCGAGCCTGGCGACTGGAGCCAGCGCGGGGGCCACCTCGCTCGCGCTCCAGAACACCCCCTTCGCCGGCCGTCAGTTGGAACTGTCCAGCGGCTTCTATGCGCAAGGGGACGAACGGCGCGGCCCTCCCGTGCTGCTGCGAGATGTCGCCGACCTGCGCATCAAGACAGGCCCCGATTCCGTCGATCACTACGACCTCTCCCGTCTGATCAACGTGCTCGTGACTCCGGTCGGGAACGATCTCGGACGGGTCGCCAAGGAGATCGAATCGGTGCTGGCCGGGATCACGCTCCCAAAGGATGTCACGGTGGTCCTGCGCGGCGAAGTGGCCAACATGCGCGCGGCCTTCAACAACTTCGCCCTGGCGCTGCCCCTGGCGGTGTTGCTGATCTTCTTGGTGATGGTCGGGCTCTTTCGCTCCTTTATCGATCCGCTCATCATCCTGGTGGCGGTTCCGTTGGGATGGATCGGCACGGCGCTGATGCTGGTCCTGACCAATACGTCGGCCAACGTTGAATCGATGATCGGCACCCTGATGATGATGGGCATCGTGGTCTCGAACAGCATTCTGTTGGTGGACTTCGCGAACCGCATGGCCCGCGCCGGCTTGCCGCCGCAGGCTGCCGTCCTGGCCGCAGGACGGCAGCGGATCCGCCCGATTTTGATGACAGCCCTTGCGACCATTCTGGGGTTGCTGCCCTTGGCGCTCGGCTACGGCGAGGGGAACGAAACGATGGTCCCCTTGGCCCGCGCCGTGGTCGGTGGATTGATGGTCTCGACGGTCATGACCCTGTTCGTGGTGCCTGTGATGCACAGTCTGGTGCTGGCGCGCGAACAACGCCGGCACGAAGCCGGGACGAGTTCTTCCCACTAG
- a CDS encoding efflux RND transporter periplasmic adaptor subunit, with amino-acid sequence MADAQLSFFQRSSVRWTGLFLAALILAGLGVHWLAHDDRGAAPPVGTGLSAPEELVEVQVTKPLRRTLAYTVSLPANIAPWYQTTLYAKVSGYLKWIGPDKGDRVKRNEVVAVIDAPEIEEQYQQAVADYKIKKLTFERLENVWKTTPDVIARQDVDVAQAAYEGAKNQMEQRAALRDYTKVRAPYDGVVTARFADPGALIQIATSSATTAIPLFTVMDLSTVRVYANVPQDDTPLVVPGKTKALVNVKELEGRTFEGTVTRSTLALDPTTRSMLIEIDLPNPDQALRPGTFAEVVLALREIPGALVLPPNALSTANRTKLVYVVDQGRAKPRLVQTGISDGTWLEIVSGLTEQDEVVVVGKSKLTDGTPVKASPYNLPAGQASSQRFERRTAGVPASNGTNGANGNGAYSK; translated from the coding sequence ATGGCCGACGCACAACTCTCCTTCTTCCAGCGATCGTCAGTCCGATGGACCGGATTATTCTTGGCCGCGCTGATTCTGGCCGGGCTCGGCGTCCACTGGCTGGCTCATGACGATCGGGGCGCGGCGCCGCCGGTCGGGACAGGACTTTCCGCCCCGGAGGAGTTGGTCGAGGTGCAGGTCACGAAACCGCTTCGCCGGACCCTGGCCTACACAGTCAGCCTGCCCGCCAACATCGCTCCCTGGTATCAGACCACGCTCTACGCGAAGGTCTCCGGATATTTGAAGTGGATTGGCCCGGACAAGGGCGATCGCGTGAAACGGAACGAGGTCGTCGCCGTCATCGACGCGCCGGAAATCGAGGAACAGTACCAACAGGCGGTGGCCGATTATAAGATCAAGAAACTCACCTTCGAGCGGCTGGAGAATGTCTGGAAGACCACGCCCGACGTCATCGCCAGGCAGGATGTGGACGTGGCGCAAGCCGCCTATGAAGGCGCCAAGAACCAAATGGAGCAGCGCGCCGCGCTGCGTGACTACACCAAAGTGCGGGCGCCCTACGACGGCGTGGTGACGGCCCGCTTCGCGGACCCCGGCGCGCTGATCCAGATCGCCACGTCTTCCGCCACGACCGCCATTCCGCTGTTCACGGTGATGGACCTCAGCACGGTCCGTGTCTACGCCAACGTGCCGCAGGATGACACGCCTCTCGTAGTGCCCGGCAAGACCAAGGCCTTAGTGAACGTGAAGGAACTGGAGGGGCGGACATTCGAGGGGACCGTCACCCGATCGACGCTGGCGCTCGACCCGACCACGCGCAGCATGCTGATCGAAATCGACCTGCCGAACCCGGATCAGGCCTTGCGGCCCGGCACCTTCGCCGAAGTGGTCCTGGCGCTCCGCGAAATTCCCGGTGCGCTGGTCCTCCCGCCGAACGCCCTCTCCACGGCCAACAGGACCAAGCTGGTCTACGTCGTGGACCAGGGCAGGGCGAAGCCGAGACTCGTTCAGACCGGCATCAGCGACGGCACCTGGTTGGAGATCGTCAGCGGGTTGACGGAGCAGGACGAGGTCGTCGTCGTGGGCAAATCCAAGCTCACCGACGGGACGCCGGTCAAGGCCTCTCCGTACAACCTGCCGGCCGGACAGGCCTCGTCACAACGGTTTGAGAGGCGAACCGCCGGCGTGCCGGCCTCCAATGGGACCAACGGCGCCAATGGCAACGGCGCCTACTCGAAATGA